The proteins below come from a single Triticum aestivum cultivar Chinese Spring chromosome 5D, IWGSC CS RefSeq v2.1, whole genome shotgun sequence genomic window:
- the LOC123123484 gene encoding disease resistance protein RGA5, protein MEGILVSAATGALDAVLEKLATLLVNEYKLHKGVRGEIKFLIDELTAMHAFLLKMSEEEDPDVQDKVWMTMVRELSYDIEDSIDDFVQGGEGGVDDKDAKPDGFIKKIKHILGKLGKRKAHHRMFEDLKKQVIEAGERNERYKTRQVFSNTKNATVDPRALAIFEDASKLVGMDEPKAEITEMLTKEDGVASTQLQQVKMVSIVGSGGMGKTTLANQVYQDLKGKFECRAFVSVSRNPDMTNILRTILSEVSCQDYAHTEAGSIQQLISKISGYLAEKRYFIVIDDIWDVKTWNVIKYALPMTGCDSVIITTTRMSDVACSCRSSIGGHIYNIRPLNMAHSRQLFHGRLFNSEEECPSSLEKVSDQILKKCDGLPLAIIAISGLLANTGKTEHLWNQVKDSIGRALERNPSVEWMIKILSLSYYDLPPHLKTCLLYLSIFPEDSIIEKKYLIWRWIAEGFVHKEGRYSAYELGERCFNELVNRSLIQPVKLGKYDKVLSCRVHDTILDFIVSKSNEENFVTFVGVPSLTIGTQSRVRRLSMQVEGEGHSAIPTSLILSHVRSLNVFGNTVKIPSIMEFTHLRTLDFGGCSQLENHHLANVGHLFQLRYLDISRTEVSELPEQIGHLRCLEMLDITGTNISDLPASIVNLGKLAHLRVSGHVRFPDGIAKMQALETLKWVHAWQSYNFLEELGQLKNLRRLDLNHMDVAQEHKEVIASSLRKLCTQNLCSLSMWNDHDSILLNTWCTAPPLNLQKLVTFDSTLPKLPDWIGSLVNLQKLRLQLERIRHEDLCILGALPALLTLGLDGMNDQSSCEDRRLTVSPEAGFRCLRVFTYMVQEDRMMDLMFTARCMPKLEKLEIIFSGNIENESLSSAGAFDFGIENLSSLVTFRCELDCRGIKGSTIDAAKASVERIVSTHPNNHLNLIFDDGILRL, encoded by the exons ATGGAGGGGATACTGGTGAGTGCAGCAACGGGGGCCCTGGACGCCGTCCTGGAGAAGCTGGCCACTTTGCTGGTCAACGAgtacaagcttcacaagggggtgcgCGGCGAGATCAAGTTTCTGATTGATGAGCTTACCGCCATGCACGCCTTTCTCCTGAAGATGTCGGAGGAGGAGGATCCTGACGTGCAAGATAAGGTATGGATGACCATGGTGCGGGAGCTCTCCTATGATATAGAGGACTCCATCGACGACTTCGTGCAAGGTGGCGAAGGTGGTGTCGACGACAAAGATGCTAAGCCAGATGGCTTCATAAAGAAAATCAAGCACATTTTGGGGAAGTTGGGGAAGAGGAAGGCCCACCATCGGATGTTCGAAGATTTGAAGAAACAAGTCATTGAGGCGGGCGAGAGAAATGAAAGGTACAAGACACGTCAGGTCTTCTCCAACACGAAAAATGCGACCGTTGACCCTAGAGCTCTTGCTATCTTTGAGGATGCTTCAAAGCTTGTTGGAATGGACGAACCCAAGGCTGAGATAACCGAAATGTTGACTAAAGAAGATGGGGTTGCATCAACACAACTGCAACAAGTGAAGATGGTCTCCATCGTTGGATCTGGAGGAATGGGCAAGACAACTCTTGCGAACCAAGTGTATCAAGACCTCAAAGGCAAATTCGAGTGTCGGGCTTTCGTGTCAGTGTCAAGAAATCCAGATATGACGAATATATTGAGAACCATTCTCAGTGAAGTTAGTTGTCAAGATTATGCACACACTGAAGCAGGGAGCATACAACAACTCATAAGCAAGATTAGTGGTTACCTAGCAGAGAAAAG GTATTTTATAGTGATAGATGATATATGGGATGTTAAAACCTGGAATGTGATTAAGTACGCATTACCCATGACCGGATGTGACAGTGTAATAATCACCACCACTCGTATGAGTGATGTCGCGTGTTCATGTCGTTCATCAATCGGTGGCCATATTTATAATATAAGACCTCTTAATATGGCACACTCACGACAACTGTTTCATGGAAGATTATTCAACTCCGAAGAAGAATGTCCTTCATCACTTGAAAAAGTTTCTGACCAAATCTTGAAAAAATGTGATGGCTTGCCTTTGGCGATCATTGCTATATCTGGTTTGTTGGCTAACACAGGAAAAACGGAACATCTATGGAACCAAGTGAAAGATTCAATTGGTCGTGCACTTGAAAGGAATCCTAGCGTCGAATGGATGATAAAGATATTGTCACTCAGCTACTATGATCTGCCTCCTCATCTAAAAACTTGTCTCTTGTATCTTAGTATATTTCCAGAAGATTCTATTATTGAGAAGAAATACCTTATATGGAGATGGATTGCCGAAGGATTTGTTCATAAAGAAGGGAGATATTCAGCATATGAGTTGGGAGAGAGGTGTTTTAATGAGCTTGTCAATAGGAGTTTGATCCAACCTGTGAAGCTGGGCAAGTATGATAAGGTGCTTAGTTGTCGTGTTCATGACACAATTCTTGATTTCATAGTATCCAAGTCCAATGAAGAGAACTTTGTTACTTTTGTTGGTGTCCCCAGTTTAACTATCGGTACACAAAGCAGAGTACGTCGGCTCTCCATGCAAGTTGAAGGGGAAGGACATTCTGCCATACCGACTAGCCTGATACTGTCTCATGTCCGATCACTTAATGTGTTTGGGAATACAGTGAAAATCCCTTCAATTATGGAGTTCACTCATTTGCGCACTTTGGACTTTGGAGGTTGCAGTCAATTAGAAAACCACCATCTTGCAAATGTAGGGCATCTGTTTCAGCTAAGGTACCTTGACATTAGCAGGACCGAGGTAAGTGAGCTTCCGGAACAAATCGGACATCTACGGTGCTTAGAGATGTTGGACATAACAGGAACAAATATATCTGATTTACCAGCAAGTATTGTCAATCTCGGAAAATTGGCACATTTACGTGTTAGTGGACATGTTAGGTTTCCTGATGGAATTGCAAAGATGCAAGCACTGGAAACGTTAAAATGGGTGCATGCCTGGCAGTCATATAACTTTCTGGAAGAGCTTGGGCAGCTCAAGAATCTGAGGAGGCTGGACCTTAATCATATGGATGTTGCCCAAGAGCACAAGGAAGTTATTGCTTCTTCTCTCCGTAAGTTATGCACACAGAACCTTTGTTCTCTAAGTATGTGGAATGATCATGACAGTATCTTACTGAACACATGGTGCACCGCTCCGCCGCTTAACCTACAGAAACTTGTTACCTTTGACTCAACCCTCCCAAAGCTTCCGGACTGGATAGGATCACTTGTGAACCTGCAGAAGTTACGCTTGCAATTGGAGAGAATCCGGCATGAAGATTTGTGCATCCTTGGAGCATTACCCGCTCTGCTCACTCTGGGCCTTGATGGAATGAATGATCAGTCTTCTTGTGAAGATAGAAGGCTGACAGTCAGTCCTGAAGCTGGCTTCCGATGCCTGAGAGTGTTCACTTATATGGTACAGGAAGATAGGATGATGGATCTCATGTTTACCGCAAGATGTATGCCCAAGCTGGAAAAACTGGAGATTATTTTTAGCGGCAACATTGAAAATGAATCTCTCAGCAGTGCTGGTGCTTTTGATTTCGGGATCGAAAACCTCTCCAGCCTTGTTACTTTCAGATGTGAGTTAGATTGCCGGGGTATCAAGGGGAGCACTATTGATGCTGCAAAGGCTTCAGTGGAGAGAATAGTCAGCACACATCCCAATAACCACCTTAATCTAATCTTTGATGATGGCATTCTTCGGTTATGA